A DNA window from Enterobacter cloacae subsp. cloacae ATCC 13047 contains the following coding sequences:
- a CDS encoding SDR family NAD(P)-dependent oxidoreductase: MTTQITTALITGASSGIGAVYADRLAARGANLVLVARREDRLQTLAADLRARYGVTVDILVADLTDETGIRAVEDELRSNTAIDALVNNAGTAQMAPFLAGDVAQHQAINTLNTTALMRLTYAILPRLAQNNHGTLINIASVLSLHVRAGSALYSATKAWVLSFTRGLQEEFADSNLRIQAVLPAATATEIWQHSGVTVNDLPEGSVMTTDDMVDASLAGLDQGELITIPPMHDASLWDRYETARLELFNSARTGIPAPRYVKQ, from the coding sequence ATGACTACGCAAATCACTACCGCCCTGATTACGGGTGCCTCTTCCGGGATTGGTGCCGTCTATGCCGATCGCCTTGCCGCGCGCGGCGCTAACCTGGTCCTGGTCGCCCGCCGCGAGGATCGGCTGCAAACCCTCGCCGCCGACCTGCGCGCGCGCTATGGCGTGACCGTCGATATTCTGGTGGCCGATCTCACCGATGAAACCGGGATCCGCGCGGTAGAAGACGAACTGCGTAGCAATACCGCCATTGATGCGCTGGTTAACAACGCCGGCACCGCGCAGATGGCGCCGTTCCTCGCGGGCGATGTGGCCCAGCATCAGGCCATTAACACCCTCAATACCACGGCGCTGATGCGTCTGACCTATGCGATCCTGCCGCGCCTGGCGCAGAATAACCACGGTACGCTTATCAATATCGCCTCGGTGTTGTCCCTGCACGTGCGTGCAGGCAGCGCGCTGTACAGCGCCACCAAAGCCTGGGTGCTCAGCTTTACCCGTGGGTTACAGGAGGAGTTTGCCGACAGCAACCTGCGTATTCAGGCCGTGTTACCCGCCGCGACGGCAACAGAAATCTGGCAGCATTCCGGCGTGACGGTGAACGATCTGCCGGAAGGCTCGGTGATGACCACTGACGATATGGTGGATGCTTCGCTGGCGGGTCTGGATCAGGGCGAGCTGATTACCATTCCGCCAATGCATGATGCCAGCCTGTGGGATCGCTACGAAACGGCACGTCTGGAACTGTTTAACAGCGCCCGCACCGGCATCCCGGCGCCGCGCTATGTAAAACAGTAG
- the agp gene encoding bifunctional glucose-1-phosphatase/inositol phosphatase → MRKALLAVAVAGLFSAASGVQAQETPEGYQLEQVLIMSRHNLRAPLANNGSVLEQSTPKQWPEWEVPGGQLTTKGGVLEVYMGHYMREWLAQQGMVKTGECPPAESVYAYANSLQRTVATAQFFITGAFPGCDVPVHHQDKMGTMDPTFNPVITDNSPEFREKALKAMESERQKMQLGESYKLLEQMTNYADSPSCKEKKVCSLADAKDTFSADYEKEPGVSGPLKVGNSLVDAFTLQYYEGFPADQVAWGEIKTDQQWRVLSKLKNGYQDSLFTSTEVAQNVAKPLVKYIDNALVTDQAKAPKITLLVGHDSNIASLLTALDFKPYQLHDQQERTPIGGKIVFQRWHDKNGNRELMKIEYVYQSSEQLRNASVLSLQSPAQRVTLELKGCPVDANGFCPIDKFNTVMNDAAK, encoded by the coding sequence ATGAGAAAAGCACTACTCGCGGTGGCCGTAGCCGGTCTCTTTTCAGCAGCCTCCGGGGTGCAGGCGCAAGAGACGCCGGAAGGGTATCAGCTGGAGCAAGTTTTAATTATGAGCCGTCACAACCTGCGCGCACCGCTCGCCAATAACGGCAGCGTGCTGGAGCAGTCCACGCCAAAGCAATGGCCTGAATGGGAAGTGCCGGGCGGTCAGCTCACCACCAAAGGTGGCGTGCTGGAGGTTTACATGGGGCACTACATGCGCGAGTGGCTGGCCCAGCAGGGGATGGTGAAGACGGGAGAATGTCCACCGGCGGAGAGCGTTTATGCTTACGCCAACAGCCTGCAGCGCACCGTGGCCACCGCGCAGTTCTTCATTACCGGGGCTTTCCCGGGCTGCGACGTGCCTGTGCACCATCAGGACAAAATGGGCACCATGGACCCAACCTTTAATCCGGTAATTACCGATAACTCGCCGGAATTCCGCGAAAAAGCGCTCAAGGCGATGGAGTCCGAGCGGCAGAAAATGCAGCTTGGCGAAAGCTATAAGCTGCTGGAGCAGATGACGAACTACGCCGATTCGCCGTCATGCAAAGAGAAAAAAGTCTGTTCACTGGCAGACGCGAAAGACACCTTCAGCGCCGACTACGAAAAAGAACCGGGCGTTTCCGGGCCGCTGAAAGTGGGCAACTCGCTGGTGGATGCGTTCACGCTGCAGTATTACGAAGGCTTCCCGGCCGACCAGGTGGCCTGGGGAGAGATTAAAACCGACCAGCAGTGGCGCGTATTGTCGAAGCTGAAAAACGGATATCAGGACTCGCTGTTTACCTCAACCGAGGTGGCGCAAAACGTCGCCAAACCGCTGGTGAAGTATATCGATAACGCCCTGGTGACCGATCAGGCAAAAGCGCCGAAAATCACCCTGCTGGTGGGGCATGACTCCAACATTGCCTCTCTGCTGACGGCGCTGGACTTCAAGCCGTACCAGCTGCATGACCAGCAGGAGCGCACCCCAATCGGCGGCAAAATTGTCTTCCAGCGCTGGCACGACAAAAACGGCAACCGCGAGCTGATGAAAATTGAGTATGTGTATCAGAGCTCAGAGCAGCTGCGTAACGCCAGCGTGCTGTCGCTGCAGTCTCCGGCGCAGCGCGTGACGCTGGAACTGAAGGGGTGTCCGGTGGATGCGAACGGTTTTTGCCCGATCGATAAATTTAATACGGTGATGAACGACGCGGCGAAATAA
- a CDS encoding SDR family oxidoreductase — MGRLAGKYTLITGGTSGIGLATAQVFLAEGAHVAVTGRNPETLAEAERILGDKAWVIPTDAGDIASQKALAETLAARWPRLDAVFLNAGDVTHAPLEAWQEEAWDRLMGINLKGPFFLIQALLPLLNNPSSVILCGSVSARIGLPTSSVYAASKAALLSLARTLSAELLPRGIRVNGLSPGPVETPAFTKTGLSEETLNAMMAEIIKLVPLGRMGSTTELAKAALYLASDESSYTVGTELLVDGGMGSL, encoded by the coding sequence ATGGGTCGTTTAGCAGGTAAATATACGCTGATTACCGGCGGAACCAGCGGCATTGGCCTTGCCACTGCGCAGGTGTTTCTCGCCGAAGGGGCGCATGTCGCCGTCACCGGTCGTAACCCGGAAACGCTCGCCGAAGCAGAGCGCATTCTGGGCGATAAGGCCTGGGTGATCCCGACCGATGCAGGAGATATTGCTTCGCAAAAAGCGCTGGCGGAGACGCTTGCCGCCCGCTGGCCACGCCTGGACGCGGTGTTTCTCAACGCCGGCGACGTGACCCACGCGCCGCTGGAAGCGTGGCAGGAAGAGGCCTGGGATCGTCTGATGGGCATCAACCTGAAGGGACCGTTCTTTTTAATTCAGGCGCTGCTGCCGCTGCTGAATAATCCGTCCTCGGTGATCCTGTGCGGCTCCGTAAGCGCGCGCATCGGCCTGCCCACCAGCAGCGTGTATGCCGCGAGCAAGGCCGCCCTGCTGTCGCTGGCACGCACACTGTCAGCAGAGCTGTTACCGCGCGGCATTCGCGTTAACGGTCTGAGCCCCGGCCCGGTAGAAACCCCGGCCTTTACGAAAACGGGCTTAAGCGAAGAAACGCTTAACGCGATGATGGCGGAGATCATCAAGCTTGTGCCGCTGGGCAGAATGGGCTCGACGACGGAGCTGGCAAAAGCCGCGCTCTATCTGGCCTCCGACGAATCCAGCTATACGGTAGGAACGGAACTGCTGGTCGACGGCGGAATGGGAAGTTTGTAA
- a CDS encoding winged helix-turn-helix transcriptional regulator, with protein sequence MKRTRLEESTCPVARSLDIIGDWWSLLIVRDALRGIKRFGEFQKSLGIAKNMLTARLKLLVDEGILRLQPASDGSAWQEYVLTDKGRALQTVLVALSQWGNEFLFAENECGTVLVDSEQRKPLRKLLLIADDGRELTPEEIVAKLPS encoded by the coding sequence GTGAAACGCACCCGTCTTGAAGAGAGTACCTGCCCTGTCGCCCGTTCGCTGGATATCATCGGCGACTGGTGGTCGCTGCTGATTGTTCGCGACGCATTGCGTGGGATTAAACGCTTCGGCGAGTTCCAGAAAAGCCTCGGTATCGCGAAAAACATGCTGACCGCGCGGCTAAAACTGCTGGTCGATGAAGGCATCCTCCGGCTCCAGCCCGCCTCCGACGGCAGCGCCTGGCAGGAATACGTTCTGACCGACAAGGGACGCGCACTCCAGACGGTGCTGGTGGCCCTGTCCCAGTGGGGCAATGAATTTTTGTTCGCGGAAAACGAATGCGGCACCGTTCTCGTTGATAGCGAACAGCGCAAACCGCTGCGTAAACTGCTGCTTATTGCCGACGATGGCCGCGAACTGACGCCTGAAGAGATCGTGGCCAAACTCCCCTCCTGA
- a CDS encoding winged helix-turn-helix transcriptional regulator gives MAELLDIRCEKNSEVYVCPMTQFVNLISGKWAIPVLYRLIILNAPVRFGDLLRATAPITQKELTKQLRLFEQRGLVSRTVYPEIPPRVEYQITGLGLTLQGALSPLAAWMSEYGDQLER, from the coding sequence ATGGCGGAATTGCTCGATATACGTTGTGAAAAAAATTCTGAGGTTTATGTCTGCCCGATGACGCAGTTTGTGAACCTGATTTCCGGGAAGTGGGCGATCCCTGTTCTTTATCGCCTGATTATCCTCAATGCGCCGGTACGCTTTGGCGATCTGCTGCGCGCTACCGCCCCCATCACGCAAAAAGAACTCACGAAGCAGCTCAGGCTGTTCGAACAGCGCGGGCTGGTGTCGCGCACGGTTTACCCGGAGATCCCACCGCGCGTGGAGTATCAGATAACGGGGCTGGGGTTGACCCTGCAAGGGGCGCTCTCGCCGCTGGCCGCCTGGATGAGTGAGTACGGCGACCAGCTTGAGCGTTAG